The sequence below is a genomic window from Alligator mississippiensis isolate rAllMis1 chromosome 16, rAllMis1, whole genome shotgun sequence.
TAGTGTATTGACTCCCACTTTGAATGCTAGATCATGCTGTATCTCTTAAGAAGAGGACGTAATCCCCTTCATTATGAAGCCTGTGATCAATTATTTTCATTAATCACAAGCAGAGATTTAAATTGCAACAGGGGAAATTAAGATTAAATAGTAGGACAAGTTCTAATTACAGTGAAAGTGTCAGGAAAGTTACTCTGTAATAGGTACCACCCTCTTTGCATGAAGGGATCATTTTTGAAGTCTCCCCAAGGTTTCTGGGATAATTTCACTTGACCTGTAGTTAAAGAACTAGGCAGCTGATTTCTTCCTGTCCCTCAAGCGGTTTGCTTAAGGCAGGTTTCAATGCACTGCCATTAGCATGAAGTCTCTCCAGACTGTTTGTCAGGAGTCAGAGTTCCAGGGATTTTGATCTTTTGATTTCTTTGATCCTATTTTATTCTTGTCTGTACTGCGTGGTACAGCATCTCATAGCTCAGATCTGGGTATCTTGGCTCATTTCCAGAGTGCCACCAAAAGCAGAATGTAGCATCACATGAATCTTTTACAGGTAAAAATGTCAACTTTAATACAGGtcaggaaggttttttttttcttttaatgaaatcaTTCCAAACTTATCTATAAAATGGTTACTTGTTCTTTTTGCTGCTTGTGTTGTGGTTTagtttttttttacatctttcCACACATATAAATGTTCAGAACCTTTGGCctgaattaattaattttatacaTAGTGAAGTGGACAAACTAAAGTCTCCGGGAGAAAGAAGGACATAGTCTTCTCCCGTTCTTATCACTACTGAAGTGAGTGGAGGGGCTGCCCCTAGCTGCATATACAGGGTGTATTCTCCGCAGACCTACACCTGGGACCGGTGACAGGAAAACTCCACCATTGTGATTTTGCAACATTTTATACCCGCTTTGCCCAGCTATCAGTGGACACATGCTGCAGGCCATGGAGAATCAAGCCCAGAGTTTGAAGAGATTTGAAGGTGCAGGCTACAGAAAACAAGACTAAATGCTGCGTAGCTAAGTACAGTACATGGCAGCATGCCATATCCGGTCATTCTCTTTCAGATGAGAAAGGATATAATTGCGACTTCTATATTCCTATTCACTGCCAAACCCTTTGACACTGCCATTAAAGCCAGcgccttcctttcccctccagtTGTCCTGTTACCCACCCATGCACTTGATCCTACACCAGGGTGGAcaccccttgcaggctgtgaAATGGGTCATTTGGTGCATGCAGAAGCAAAGGAGATCTGGGCCTGCTGTCCACTGGCTGTAGCTGCAGGACCAGTTTTTCTCTTCTCAGTCtttacttctcttttttttatctTCCTTCTCTTGGGCCTCATCACATGGGACACTTAGCACGTCCTATTTAGATCGTAGTCAGCATCACTGTGCTGTATTAAAAGTCCGAATGTGTTACAAGCAGTTGCTCAGTAATGTTTACTGTGACCTCAGCTCAATCTGGGCAGGGTTGGAGCTGACTGtggccccactcctacccctgaccctgaccccagcaccaggcagcttGCATGTCTACCCATGAGGATGCGCAATCCCTATACCTGGAGGCGCACCTTCCCCACTGCGTGCCCAGTACTACTCAGCCTGGGAGTACCTGCCTCTGGCATGCTGGGGCAAACTGGGCGAACCAGGTCTCTGCTGCTGGCTGGCCACAGGTagaaggaggcatggggagccaagCCCAGAAGAGGGTGCATCTCTTGCTGCTGGATCCACACTTGCTGCTGAATCCACAGGCCAAGCCAGGTCTCTGCTGCTTGTAGTCTTGAATTGGCTCCAAAGCAGTGCTGGGACTGAGagcaacaatcagctgattgtcggTCCCAGCCCCCACGATGCACTGGAGTCTTGAATTCGTATTATCTCTGTGGAGTAGTTCAGTGATGGCTGAACACATGTTAGGTAGTACAATCTGGAGCTATTGCTAcatttagcatgtgttttactgcttgaatgtgcAATGCtgacattttaagtgcagttaacatgtcctAAGTGTACTGTGTGACATGGCCCTTGCATAGGAAGCAATCTGTAGAGGGAGCCGTGATGATGTGATCAGGAACAGAGTCTGCCTAGATTCTCAGTCTCATGTGTTAACGCCAAAGACATGTTGCCATCACGACTAAGAGGATGGGTTGGTCACTGGCATCCATACTGGAATAAGACAGAAAATACGGTTCTAGCAATAATCCCAGGCTCCTTCATTGGAAGTAATGATCTGTAATGACTTCTATAGCTTTAATACAAAGGGTAGTTCCCTGCTGTTTGCCAGACCTGGCTATAGCAGAAACAAAAATTCACGGCCTTATATATATGTTTATCTGTTTCTGCTTCATTCCCACCTACCTTTAATGCTTTTTAATCCTGAAAAGATGAAGCCACTTTGCACAGCCTTAAGCTTTGTCTTTCCCAAGATGCTCTTAATTGTATCTCTGCACCTCTTCCCATTCACAGATGCATAAGAAGATTAAAGACAGAGAGAATGGTAATAGACTTGGTTAGGTTTTAATAGGATTTGCTAAGGACACTGCAGAGAGAGCACCATAGAGAGCATTGCCTTTGATACACTGAAGGCTTCTTAGGCAGCTCCCCACAAGAGACACTTTCTCTGCGCCGAGTTCAAAGACCAGATTCTTGATTTTTCAATAGAACAAATACGTTCTGTAAAAAAATAATGCATTATCTATGTGAGGATTTTAAAAACCTTTGGCTTAGTAAAGAGGATGCTATCATGTAACCAGACAAGAGCTACCAGCACTCATCTAGTTTTGTGCTGTTTGTTTGTAATTGGCTAGAATGGTTTTGTACAAAACACACGGGCTTTTAGTAGAGATCGAAGGAGCTAAATTTTCCAAAGTATCTCCTGATTTAAGATAAGATGCCTTAGAGCATGCCTGATTTACAGAGATTGACTCTTGAGCAGTTTCTGTAAATCAAATCCCTTGAAGCCCTCTCAACTGGAGCACCTGGAAAGTTAGGCATCAGAAATCACAAGACCTTTTTGAAACTCTCAGTCAAGGTATTTAGAGTTCCCAGCCTACTTGCAAAGCCTTAGCCTTGCATAAAATGTGCCTAAGGAGCTTTGAAAAACATTGAGGAATTGAATCAATAGCAAGATGCATGCAGACAGGACCCCGATTCTGTTGTATTCTGTATCACTTCTAGGACCATGCACCTCACTATCTTACCTGAATGCTCTTTCCAGTATTGGCTTAATCAGTATTACTAAAGTCTTTGCTTtctatataatttatataatctGTCATAGCAGCTCACTTGctaaaacagcactgttttgatCTGACGTTCTTTTCCTGGTATcttaatctttatttttctttccctcccctagGCAAACCATGGCTGGAGACTCTAGGATCTTCATGGACCAGGACATGGATATTGGAGTCACATCCAGGGAGTCCAAGAAGATTCATAAACAACCGCGAGACTTTGTCCCTATTGCCACCGACCGAACTCGCCTCCTGGCACCCGAAGTCAAGAAGCCACGCCAGCGGTACATGGAGAAAAGTGGCAAGTGCAACGTGCACCATGGAAATGTCCAAGAAACCTATCGGTACCTTAGTGACCTCTTTACCACACTGGTGGACCTCAAATGGCGTTTTAACCTTCTTGTCTTCACCATGGTCTATACCATCACTTGGTTATTTTTTGGCTTCATTTGGTGGCTTATTGCCTACATCCGAGGAGACCTGGACCATCTTGAAGATGAGAACTGGATTCCTTGTGTGGAAAATCTCAGTGGATTTGTCTCTGCATTTCTGTTTTCCATTGAAACCGAGACAACCATTGGGTACGGCTATCGGGTCATCACCGAGAAGTGCCCTGAGGGCATTGTACTGCTCCTGATACAGGCTATCCTGGGCTCCATAGTCAATGCGTTCATGGTGGGGTGCATGTTTGTCAAGATCAGCCAACCAAAGAAGAGAGCTGAGACCCTCATGTTTTCCAACAATGCTGTGATTTCCGTGAGGGATGAGAAGCTCTGTCTAATGTTCCGGGTTGGGGACCTCCGGAATTCACACATCGTCGAGGCATCCATTAGAGCCAAGCTGATTAAGTCCAAACAGACCAAAGAAGGGGAGTTTATCCCCTTGAACCAAACAGACATCAATGTGGGCTTTGATACTGGGGATGACAGGCTGTTCTTGGTGTCACCACTCATCATCTCACATGAGATTAATGAGAAGAGCCC
It includes:
- the KCNJ5 gene encoding G protein-activated inward rectifier potassium channel 4 → MAGDSRIFMDQDMDIGVTSRESKKIHKQPRDFVPIATDRTRLLAPEVKKPRQRYMEKSGKCNVHHGNVQETYRYLSDLFTTLVDLKWRFNLLVFTMVYTITWLFFGFIWWLIAYIRGDLDHLEDENWIPCVENLSGFVSAFLFSIETETTIGYGYRVITEKCPEGIVLLLIQAILGSIVNAFMVGCMFVKISQPKKRAETLMFSNNAVISVRDEKLCLMFRVGDLRNSHIVEASIRAKLIKSKQTKEGEFIPLNQTDINVGFDTGDDRLFLVSPLIISHEINEKSPFWEMSRAQLEKEEFEIVVILEGMVEATGMTCQARSSYMDKEVLWGHRFTPVLTLEKDFYEVDYNSFHNTYETNTPACCAKELAESLQEGRLLRHLSNATLLSGGGEAEMAKKEKEEEEDDGKEPAGLNGANGTAGEVKPDVSV